The following proteins come from a genomic window of Sebastes fasciatus isolate fSebFas1 chromosome 6, fSebFas1.pri, whole genome shotgun sequence:
- the cyb561a3a gene encoding lysosomal membrane ascorbate-dependent ferrireductase CYB561A3 isoform X2, whose protein sequence is MRQQMQQAGLSPTSDCFPLSHRSSAQCGSETAAGVEKHEVRAHNTPPGLSRMLSIVSFYICYLLSLGLGLACVVCVCLWNSQWRGGFAWDGSALQFNWHPVLMVTGLVVLYGNGAVLYRIPLTWGQNKLPWKLLHAAVMLTALVLSIVGLCAVFGNHNAQNIPNLYSLHSWIGIAATALFAIQWVVGMAGFLLPWSPISLRALLKPVHVWMGGSILVLSIAACISGINEKLFFVLKGSGGTAYSALPPEAVLGNTLGVLIVAFGLVVLKILSNPKWQRPDSTPEDLVYTPLLQEENE, encoded by the exons ATGAG gcagcagatgcagcaggCTGGTCTTTCACCCACCTCTGACTGCTTCCCCCTCAGCCACCGCAGCTCAGCTCAATGTGGAAGTGAGACTGCAGCTGGAGTAGAGAAACACGAAGTGAGAGCACATAACACA CCTCCAGGTCTCTCCAGGATGTTGTCCATTGTGAGCTTCTACATATGCTACCTGCTGTCCCTGGGCCTGGGCCTGGCCTGCgtggtgtgcgtgtgtttgtggaaTAGCCAGTGGCGTGGCGGTTTTGCGTGGGACGGTTCGGCCCTGCAGTTCAACTGGCACCCCGTCCTGATGGTAACGGGTCTGGTTGTGCTGTACGGCAATG GAGCTGTGTTGTACCGCATCCCCCTGACCTGGGGCCAGAATAAACTCCCCTGGAAGCTGTTGCATGCTGCAGTGATGCTCACCGCCCTGGTCTTGTCAATTGTGGGGCTTTGTGCTGTGTTTGGCAATCACAATGCTCAAAACATTCCCAACCTCTACTCTTTGCACAGCTGGATTGGAATCGCTGCTACAGCTCTTTTTGCCATACAG TGGGTGGTGGGTATGGCTGGCTTCCTCCTGCCCTGGTCCCCCATATCACTACGAGCCCTCCTGAAACCCGTCCATGTGTGGATGGGAGGCAGCATATTAGTGCTCAGCATTGCTGCCTGCATCTCCGGAATCAACGAGAAACTCTTCTTTGTTCT CAAAGGCAGTGGAGGTACGGCGTATTCTGCCCTTCCACCCGAGGCTGTGTTGGGAAACACATTGGGAGTTTTGATCGTAGCCTTCGGCTTGGTTGTCCTGAAGATTTTGTCCAACCCTAAATGGCAGCGACCAGACTCCACGCCTGAGGATCTGGTTTACACG CCATTGCTTCAagaagaaaatgaatga
- the cyb561a3a gene encoding lysosomal membrane ascorbate-dependent ferrireductase CYB561A3 isoform X1 — protein sequence MRRQQMQQAGLSPTSDCFPLSHRSSAQCGSETAAGVEKHEVRAHNTPPGLSRMLSIVSFYICYLLSLGLGLACVVCVCLWNSQWRGGFAWDGSALQFNWHPVLMVTGLVVLYGNGAVLYRIPLTWGQNKLPWKLLHAAVMLTALVLSIVGLCAVFGNHNAQNIPNLYSLHSWIGIAATALFAIQWVVGMAGFLLPWSPISLRALLKPVHVWMGGSILVLSIAACISGINEKLFFVLKGSGGTAYSALPPEAVLGNTLGVLIVAFGLVVLKILSNPKWQRPDSTPEDLVYTPLLQEENE from the exons atgaggag gcagcagatgcagcaggCTGGTCTTTCACCCACCTCTGACTGCTTCCCCCTCAGCCACCGCAGCTCAGCTCAATGTGGAAGTGAGACTGCAGCTGGAGTAGAGAAACACGAAGTGAGAGCACATAACACA CCTCCAGGTCTCTCCAGGATGTTGTCCATTGTGAGCTTCTACATATGCTACCTGCTGTCCCTGGGCCTGGGCCTGGCCTGCgtggtgtgcgtgtgtttgtggaaTAGCCAGTGGCGTGGCGGTTTTGCGTGGGACGGTTCGGCCCTGCAGTTCAACTGGCACCCCGTCCTGATGGTAACGGGTCTGGTTGTGCTGTACGGCAATG GAGCTGTGTTGTACCGCATCCCCCTGACCTGGGGCCAGAATAAACTCCCCTGGAAGCTGTTGCATGCTGCAGTGATGCTCACCGCCCTGGTCTTGTCAATTGTGGGGCTTTGTGCTGTGTTTGGCAATCACAATGCTCAAAACATTCCCAACCTCTACTCTTTGCACAGCTGGATTGGAATCGCTGCTACAGCTCTTTTTGCCATACAG TGGGTGGTGGGTATGGCTGGCTTCCTCCTGCCCTGGTCCCCCATATCACTACGAGCCCTCCTGAAACCCGTCCATGTGTGGATGGGAGGCAGCATATTAGTGCTCAGCATTGCTGCCTGCATCTCCGGAATCAACGAGAAACTCTTCTTTGTTCT CAAAGGCAGTGGAGGTACGGCGTATTCTGCCCTTCCACCCGAGGCTGTGTTGGGAAACACATTGGGAGTTTTGATCGTAGCCTTCGGCTTGGTTGTCCTGAAGATTTTGTCCAACCCTAAATGGCAGCGACCAGACTCCACGCCTGAGGATCTGGTTTACACG CCATTGCTTCAagaagaaaatgaatga
- the cyb561a3a gene encoding lysosomal membrane ascorbate-dependent ferrireductase CYB561A3 isoform X3, with the protein MQQAGLSPTSDCFPLSHRSSAQCGSETAAGVEKHEVRAHNTPPGLSRMLSIVSFYICYLLSLGLGLACVVCVCLWNSQWRGGFAWDGSALQFNWHPVLMVTGLVVLYGNGAVLYRIPLTWGQNKLPWKLLHAAVMLTALVLSIVGLCAVFGNHNAQNIPNLYSLHSWIGIAATALFAIQWVVGMAGFLLPWSPISLRALLKPVHVWMGGSILVLSIAACISGINEKLFFVLKGSGGTAYSALPPEAVLGNTLGVLIVAFGLVVLKILSNPKWQRPDSTPEDLVYTPLLQEENE; encoded by the exons atgcagcaggCTGGTCTTTCACCCACCTCTGACTGCTTCCCCCTCAGCCACCGCAGCTCAGCTCAATGTGGAAGTGAGACTGCAGCTGGAGTAGAGAAACACGAAGTGAGAGCACATAACACA CCTCCAGGTCTCTCCAGGATGTTGTCCATTGTGAGCTTCTACATATGCTACCTGCTGTCCCTGGGCCTGGGCCTGGCCTGCgtggtgtgcgtgtgtttgtggaaTAGCCAGTGGCGTGGCGGTTTTGCGTGGGACGGTTCGGCCCTGCAGTTCAACTGGCACCCCGTCCTGATGGTAACGGGTCTGGTTGTGCTGTACGGCAATG GAGCTGTGTTGTACCGCATCCCCCTGACCTGGGGCCAGAATAAACTCCCCTGGAAGCTGTTGCATGCTGCAGTGATGCTCACCGCCCTGGTCTTGTCAATTGTGGGGCTTTGTGCTGTGTTTGGCAATCACAATGCTCAAAACATTCCCAACCTCTACTCTTTGCACAGCTGGATTGGAATCGCTGCTACAGCTCTTTTTGCCATACAG TGGGTGGTGGGTATGGCTGGCTTCCTCCTGCCCTGGTCCCCCATATCACTACGAGCCCTCCTGAAACCCGTCCATGTGTGGATGGGAGGCAGCATATTAGTGCTCAGCATTGCTGCCTGCATCTCCGGAATCAACGAGAAACTCTTCTTTGTTCT CAAAGGCAGTGGAGGTACGGCGTATTCTGCCCTTCCACCCGAGGCTGTGTTGGGAAACACATTGGGAGTTTTGATCGTAGCCTTCGGCTTGGTTGTCCTGAAGATTTTGTCCAACCCTAAATGGCAGCGACCAGACTCCACGCCTGAGGATCTGGTTTACACG CCATTGCTTCAagaagaaaatgaatga
- the LOC141769000 gene encoding tripartite motif-containing protein 16-like yields MAQQENQLDHKRFSCSICLDLLKDPVAIPCGHSYCMNCIKGFWDGEDQRQIHSCPQCWQTFTPRPVLMKNTMLADLVEQLEKTGLQAAPADHCYAGPEDLACDVCTGRKLKAFKSCLECLVSYCEKHLQPHYDVAPLKKHKLVEPSKKLQENICSRHHEVMKMFCRTDQQCICYLCPVDEHKGHDTVSAAAERTERQRELEVSRLNIQQRIQDGQNDVKLLLQEVEAVNHSADKAVRNSEKIFTELIRLMKKRSCDVKQQVRSQQKTEVSRVKELQEKLEQEITELKRRDAELELLSHTEDHNQFLHSYASLSTLSESTSSIDIHPRRYFEDVTAALSEVRDKLKDVLREKWTTVSLRGTEVDVLLPLPESKTRAGFLKYSREITLDPNTAHTWLLLTEGNRKATLVGRSQAYSNHPGRFADCLQVLSTETLTGRCYWEVEWSGIWGVYVAVTYNNIRRECCQDGELPGKCRFGFNDESWALDCDNNSYTFRYNDVKTPVSGPLSSRIGVYLDYSAGILSFYSVSETMTLLHSVQTTFTEPLYAGFRFYYINGGDTAEFCKLN; encoded by the coding sequence atggcgcagcaagAAAATCAGCTGGACCACAAAAGGTTCTCTTGTTCCATCTGtttggatctactgaaggatccggtggctattccctgtggacacagctactgcatgaactgtattaaaggcttctgggatggagaggatcagaggcaaatccacagctgccctcagtgttggcagaccttcacaccgaggcctgtcctgatgaaaaacactATGTTGGCAGATTTagtggagcagctggagaagactggactccaagctgctcctgctgatcactgctatgctggacctgaagatttGGCCTGcgatgtctgcactgggaggaaactgaaagccttcaagtcctgtctggagTGTCTggtctcttactgtgagaaacacctccagcctcattatgatgtggctccattaaagaaacacaagctggtggagccctccaagaagctccaggagaacatctgctctcgtcaccacgaggtgatgaagatgttctgtcgtactgatcagcagtgtatctgttatctctgccctgtggatgaacataaaggccatgacaccgtctcagctgcagcagagaggactgagaggcagagagagctggaggtgagtcgactcaacatccagcagaggatccaggacggACAGAatgatgtgaagctgctcctgcaagaggtggaggctgtcaatcactctgctgataaagcagtgaggaacagtgagaagatcttcaccgagctgatccgtctcatgaagaaaagaagctgtgatgtgaagcagcaggtcagatcccagcagaaaaccgaagtgagtcgagtcaaagagcttcaggagaagctggagcaggagatcactgagctgaagaggagagacgctgagctggagctgctgtcacacacagaggatcacaaccagtttctACACAGCTACGCCTCACTGTCGACGCTCAGCGAGTCTACATCCAGCATCGATATCCATCCTCGgcgctactttgaggacgtgacggcggctctgtcagaagtcagagataaactaaaggacgttctgagagagaaatggacaaccGTCTCTCTGAGAgggactgaagtggatgttttactgccaCTACCAGAgtccaagaccagagctggattcttaaaatattcacgagaaatcacactggatccaaacacagcacacacatgGCTGTTATTaactgaggggaacagaaaagcaacattagtGGGTCGAAGTCAGGCTTATTCCAATCACCCAGGCAGATTCGCTGATTGTTTGCAGGTCCTGAGTACAGAGACTCTGAccggacgttgttactgggaggtggagtggagtGGGATATGGGGAGTTTATGTAGCAGTCACATACAATAATATCAGAAGAGAGTGTTGCCAAGATGGAGAGTTGCCGGGTAAATGTAGATTTGGATTCAATGACGAATCTTGGGCGTTAGATTGTGACAATAACAGTTATACATTTCGGTACAACGATGTTAAAActcccgtctcaggtcctctgtcctccagaataggagtgtacctggattacagtgcaggtattctgtccttctacagcgtctctgaaaccatgactctcctccacagcgtccagaccacattcactgagcctctctacgCTGGATTTCggttttattatattaatggtGGAGACACTGCTGAGTTCTGTAAACTCAactag
- the cyb561a3a gene encoding lysosomal membrane ascorbate-dependent ferrireductase CYB561A3 isoform X4, translating to MLSIVSFYICYLLSLGLGLACVVCVCLWNSQWRGGFAWDGSALQFNWHPVLMVTGLVVLYGNGAVLYRIPLTWGQNKLPWKLLHAAVMLTALVLSIVGLCAVFGNHNAQNIPNLYSLHSWIGIAATALFAIQWVVGMAGFLLPWSPISLRALLKPVHVWMGGSILVLSIAACISGINEKLFFVLKGSGGTAYSALPPEAVLGNTLGVLIVAFGLVVLKILSNPKWQRPDSTPEDLVYTPLLQEENE from the exons ATGTTGTCCATTGTGAGCTTCTACATATGCTACCTGCTGTCCCTGGGCCTGGGCCTGGCCTGCgtggtgtgcgtgtgtttgtggaaTAGCCAGTGGCGTGGCGGTTTTGCGTGGGACGGTTCGGCCCTGCAGTTCAACTGGCACCCCGTCCTGATGGTAACGGGTCTGGTTGTGCTGTACGGCAATG GAGCTGTGTTGTACCGCATCCCCCTGACCTGGGGCCAGAATAAACTCCCCTGGAAGCTGTTGCATGCTGCAGTGATGCTCACCGCCCTGGTCTTGTCAATTGTGGGGCTTTGTGCTGTGTTTGGCAATCACAATGCTCAAAACATTCCCAACCTCTACTCTTTGCACAGCTGGATTGGAATCGCTGCTACAGCTCTTTTTGCCATACAG TGGGTGGTGGGTATGGCTGGCTTCCTCCTGCCCTGGTCCCCCATATCACTACGAGCCCTCCTGAAACCCGTCCATGTGTGGATGGGAGGCAGCATATTAGTGCTCAGCATTGCTGCCTGCATCTCCGGAATCAACGAGAAACTCTTCTTTGTTCT CAAAGGCAGTGGAGGTACGGCGTATTCTGCCCTTCCACCCGAGGCTGTGTTGGGAAACACATTGGGAGTTTTGATCGTAGCCTTCGGCTTGGTTGTCCTGAAGATTTTGTCCAACCCTAAATGGCAGCGACCAGACTCCACGCCTGAGGATCTGGTTTACACG CCATTGCTTCAagaagaaaatgaatga